The Miltoncostaea marina DNA window AGGTCGGCGGGCGCTCGTTCCTCGTCGACCACCGACTCTCGCGCGCCGAGTGGGCGCTGGTCGACACCGACGCCCGCATGCGCGCCCACGCGGCCCCGCCGATCCACGCCCGAGGAGTCCCGGCATGAGCGACGACACCGCTCGCGGCGCATCCGCTCCCGCCCAACCGCGACCCGCCCCGATCGGCGACCCCCTCCTTCCCCGCGCCGAGGAGGCGGAGCTTCCCCGCCGGGCCCGGGCCGCGGCGGAGCTGGTCGCGGGATTCCAGGGGTCCGCGCGGCTCGACAACCGCTTCTGCCTGGCCGTCCGCGATCTCTCCCGCGCCATCGTCGGACTCGAGGGCATGCGGGCGGTGGGCTTCTCCACAGAGATCGCCGCCGACGCCCTACCGCGCCTCTCCGAGGTCCTCGGCCAGGTGGAGCGGGCGCTCGAGCGCGCCCGGCCCGAGCTCGAGGCCGAGCGGCGCCAGCGGGCCCAGGAGCGCCGGCCCGCGGCCCGGTCGGGCGCCCGGCGCGCGCCGGGCAGCGCCGGGGCGAGCCGGTGACACCCCCGCCCTCCCGGCCCGTGCCCGAGGATCCCTGGGTGACCCTCGGCCTCGCCGCCGTGGGGGCCGTCATCGTCGCCGGCGGCCTCGTGTGGGGCGTCGGCTGTCTCGCCGGGGCGACCTTCGGTTCCGGGGTCCCCGAGGCGGGGCTCTCGGAGATGCCTGGCGTGCTCGCGCGCCTCCCCGAGCGCCTCGCTGACCCCGGCTCGGCCTGGCCCGCGCCCGACCGGGCGCGACTGCCGGGCCCGGTCGGCTTCTACGGCGCGCTCGCCCTCGCGGCTGCAGCGGCGTCGATCTTGTCCATGGCGGGTGTGTCCCTCGCCCGTCGAGCCGGTCTGGAGCCCGTGCCTCGCCGACAGGCCCAGGGTGCGCGCTGGGCGCGGACGTGCGACCTCCGCGGTCTCATCGTGAGCCGCCCCCAGCCGGGCCGGCTCACGCTGGGGCGGATAGGGGCTGCGCTGGTGGCGACTGAGGCACGAGCGAGCACGCTCGTTGTTGGCCCGAGCCAGTCGGGCAAGACCGCCGGACTGGCGATCCCCGCGATCCTCGAGGCCGCCGGATCGGTCGTGGCCGTGTCCGTGAAGCGGGACCTGCTCGACCACACCCTGGCGGCGCGGCGCGCCCGCGGCGAGGTGCTGATCTACGACCCGACCGGCGCGGCGCGACTCGACGACGAGGGGCTCGTCGGATGGGATCCGGTCGCCTCGTGCGCGGAATGGCCCGAGGCCCGCCGGATCGCCCACAACCTGACGAGCGCCCAGGGGGCGGCCGGCGGACGCGACGCGGAGTTCTGGCTGCAGCTGGCGGCCAAGCTGATCGCACCGCTACTCCTCGCCGCCGCCGGCCGCGACGGCGGCTCGATGCGGGACGTGGTCGGCTGGCTCGACTCGGGCGAGCAGACGGCAGTCAGCCGCATCCTCGTGGAGCTCGGCGAGCCGGACGCGCACGCCGCCTTTGTCGCGACCTGCCGCCGGGAGGAGCGGACGCTCTCGTCGGTCTACGCGACCGCCGAGGCCGTGCTCGCCCCCTTCTCCGATCCCGCCGTCCTGCGGAGCACCACCCTGCCGCAGATCGACCCGCATGCGGTCCTCGACGGAGCGAGCACGCTCTATGTGGTCGCCCCCGCCAAGGACCAGGAGCGCCTCGCCCCGCTCTTCGCCGGGCTCATCGAGCACATCGTCGACGCCGCCTACGCCCGGGCTGCCGCGGGGCGCCCGTGCGAGCCCTCGCTGCTCCTCGTGCTCGACGAGGCGGCCAACACGGCCCCGATCCGCAACCTGCCTCAGATCGCCGCGACGGCCGCCGGGCAGGGCATCCAGGTGGTGAGCGTCTTCCAGGACCTCGCCCAGGCCCGGGGACGCTACGGCGAGGCCGCCGACACGATCCTCGCCAACCACCGGGCCAAGCTCTTCCTGTCGGGCATCAGCGACGCACGCACCCTCGACTACCTCGGCCGGGCGCTCGGCGAGGAGGAGGTCGGCTACGAGAGCCACACCCGGGGCGAGCACGGATCCGCAAGCCGCACCCGGGGGACGCGCCAGACGCGGCTGGCACCCGCCAACGCCGTGCGGGGGATTCCGCCGGGCGAGGCGATCCTCGTCTACGGGCACCTGCCGCCGGCGCGCCTGGCGCTACGGCCCTGGTACCGCGACCGGGCCCTGCGCCGGGCGGCGAGAACCGCTGAGACGACAGGTTGACCGAGCCACCCCCCGAGGCCGGCCGTCGCCGGGCCGAGGCGCGCCGCGAGGAGGCCCGCGCCCGCTTCGAGGCGGCCTGCGAGGAGCTCCGAAGCTCAGAGGGCTGGCAGCGCTTCGCGAAGGCGCGGGCGCTTCTTCGTGGCTAGTCGCTCACGAACACGCTCCTGATCCTCTCCCAGCGACCCGACGCAACCACCGTCGCCAGCTACCGCCGCTGGATCGCGCTCGGGCGCCAGGTGCGCCGGGGAGAGCAGGCCCTGCGCATCTAGAGGTGTTGATGCCGGCCGCCCAATACTGCACCGGAATCGTGCAGCGAAAAGTGCACCACCCGCCGCGTAGGTGATCGCGCCCTGGCCCCCGAAGCCGGGCTCGTCAACCGCGACGAGCGAGGGGGTGCGGAGGTGCGTCAGGCGATGGAGTGGGCGAAGGTCAGGGAGCTGGCGGCCGACGGCGTCTCCCAACGCCAGATCGCCGAGCGGCCTTCGATGAACCGGCGCACGGTCGCGCGGCTCGCGGCAAGCGGCGAGCCGCCGCGCTGCCGCAGAGAACCCGCCGGCTCGGCCGTCGATGCTCATGAGCCCCTGATGCGCGAGGTGCTCGCCGAATGGCCCCGGATCGGCGCGCCGCGCATGACGCAGATCCTGCGAGCCCACGGCTACGAGGGCTCGGAGCAGGTCGTGCGCCGGCGCCTTGCCGAGCTGCGCCCGCCGCCCGTGCGACCGGCTCAGCGCACCGGCTACGCCACGGCACGATCGTGGTCACCCGACCCGAGGACACATCTCCCGACCGCGAGTTCGTCGTCTACTTCGCGCACCACGGCGGCCTCGACACGATCACTGGGCGGGCATTCATCGGCAACACCCCGACGTCCCCGGCCCGGGTCGGAGAGCTCATCCAGTGGAACGTGCTCACGATCGGCGACCTCTTCCACACCTTCCACATCCACGGCCACCGCTGGCTGCGTCACGGCGTTCCTGTCGATTCGGAGGGCTCGGTCCCTCGAGCACGCTCCGGGTGCGGTTTCGCGAAGCCGAGCCAGGGACCTGGTACTACCGCTGCCACGTCGAATGGCTCATGCGCAACTGGATGATCGGGCTGTACCGGGTAAGCCGCTGATCTTCGAGCGGCCCGCCGGCAGCGCCCGGCTTTCCGGAGTCGCCAGCGCGGCTCGGGCCACGCGGGCGTCGAGGCGGTCAGCGACTGGCGCAGTTCACGAGCCCTCCATGACCGACCAGGCGCCTATCCCGCGCGCTACCAAGCCGTCGACCCTCGCATGCACTATTCGGATGGCTCGCTCGAGCACTGCTCGAGTGGCTCCAGCGCAATCGGCTCACCGCCGGTGTGGTCAATCTGCAGTGTGGTGTGCTCGATCCCGAACTCGTCCCGCAGCACTCGCTCGAGCTCTCGGCGCCGCCGGTGACAGTCCTCCTGGCGGCCGACGAGGACATGGGCCGACAGCGCCGGGAAACCGGAGGTGATCGTCCAGACGTGCAGGTCATGCACTTCCCGCACACCGTCCACCCGCGCCATCCGCCGGCCTAGCGTCTCGAGATCCATGCCTCGCGGCGTGCCCTCCAGGAGGATGTGCACCGAATCGCGCAGGATCGTCCACGAGCTGGCGA harbors:
- a CDS encoding type IV secretory system conjugative DNA transfer family protein, with amino-acid sequence MATEARASTLVVGPSQSGKTAGLAIPAILEAAGSVVAVSVKRDLLDHTLAARRARGEVLIYDPTGAARLDDEGLVGWDPVASCAEWPEARRIAHNLTSAQGAAGGRDAEFWLQLAAKLIAPLLLAAAGRDGGSMRDVVGWLDSGEQTAVSRILVELGEPDAHAAFVATCRREERTLSSVYATAEAVLAPFSDPAVLRSTTLPQIDPHAVLDGASTLYVVAPAKDQERLAPLFAGLIEHIVDAAYARAAAGRPCEPSLLLVLDEAANTAPIRNLPQIAATAAGQGIQVVSVFQDLAQARGRYGEAADTILANHRAKLFLSGISDARTLDYLGRALGEEEVGYESHTRGEHGSASRTRGTRQTRLAPANAVRGIPPGEAILVYGHLPPARLALRPWYRDRALRRAARTAETTG
- a CDS encoding multicopper oxidase domain-containing protein, which translates into the protein MERAHDRRPLPHLPHPRPPLAASRRSCRFGGLGPSSTLRVRFREAEPGTWYYRCHVEWLMRNWMIGLYRVSR